The Terriglobus roseus region GCGCTGCGGGCTTATACGAATCGCGAGTCGACGAGTACGCGGAAGCCTGCGCGGCGTGTGCACAATCAACAGGCTGCATTTCGTTCGCGCAGAACGACACCGCCTACGGCTCAAGGGCGTTGGGTGTTGCATCCTGCGCTTGGTGCGGTGAATCGCAATGCTACAGAGTGGTCGCATGCGGAGGCGCAGCAGTTGCTGCAGCGATACGGCGTGGTGTTTCGCGAGACGGCGCATGCGGAGAATTTGCCGGGTGGTTTCTCTGCGGTGTATGACGTGTTGAAGGCGCTGGAAGAGAGTGGCAAGGTGCGTCGCGGATACTTTGCGGCTGAGCTTGGTGCTACGCAGTTTGCTTTGCCCTCTGCGTTGGATTTATTGCGGTCTTTGCGCAATAAGCGGTTGGATAGCGATCCGGAGATGGTGGTGCTGGCTGCGACCGACCCTGCGAATCCTTATGGAGCTTTGTTGCGTTGGCCTGCGGTGGGTGAGGGTGTTTCGTTGCAGCGGAGTGTGGGCGCGCGCGTTGTTTTAGCGGATGGTGCGCTGGTGGCGTATCTGCGTCGTGGTAATCCGAATATTCAAGTGTTCTTGTCGGACGAAGAGCCGCAGCGCGGGCAGGTGATGCGTGCGTTGGCTCGTTACTTTGTGGTGATGGCGCAGATGCATGAGAGTGAACGTGCTGCTGCTGGGATGTTTGTGCAGACGATCAATGGTGTGAATGTTGCAGAGCATCCCATGGCGCGCGTGTTGTTGGATGCGGGGTTTCAGGCCGCGCCTATGGGGTTTAACTTGCGGCGGAATCTGCCTTCTATCTCAGTAGAGCGGCCGGTGGGCAATGCCTGAAGGGGATACCATCTATCGGTCTGCTCGCGCGCTTGCGAAGGTGCTGGAGGGGAAGCATGTCACGCGGTTTGATACGGGGTATGCGCATCTGGCTGCGGTGCATGATGACCGGCCTTTGGTTGGGCGTTTGATTGAGAAGGTGGAGGCGCGGGGGAAGTGGCTGCTGATTTATCTCTCCGGCGATCTGATTCTTGTGACGCACATGTTGATGAGTGGTTCGTGGCATATCTATCGCACGGGTGAGAAGTGGTGGATGCCGAAGAAGGCGATGCGTGCGTTGCTTGAGGTGGATGGTTGGCAGGCGGTTGCTTTCAATGTGCCGGTTGCGGAGTTTCATACTGCGGCTTCGCTTGCTCGTAAGTCGAGTGTGCCGAAGCTTGGGCCGGATATTTTGTCTGAGGGGTATAACGCGGATGTTGGTTATGCCGCGTTGAAGGTGCGTGCGGCTTCGCATCCTGAGGATGAGATTGCGAATGTGTTGCTGAATCAGCGCGTGATTGCTGGCCTGGGGAACGTTTACAAGAGTGAGGTTTGTTTTGCTGCGCGGGTGCATCCGTTTCGGATGATGAAGACGATCAGCGATGACGAGATGCGACAGATGGCCGATGTTGCGCAGCGGTATATGAAGGCGAATGTGGTGGATGGTACGGGTGAGGGGATTGTGACCTATACCGGGAAGCGTCGGACGACGCACCAGACTCGCAGGGAAGATCGGCTTTGGGTGTATGGACGGCGTGGGTTGGAGTGTCGTCGTTGCGGTGGAGTGATTGAGTATCGCAAGCAGGGGAGTGCGGTGCGGTCTACTTATTGGTGTCCGGAGTGTCAGCCCTGGGTTGGGGATGGGACTGCTGTGAAGGGACTGGATACGCCTGTGCGGCGAGTGAAGATGAGTTGTTAGGGCGTTCTTGTCTTCCCGCGAAATCGTAGTGGTGCGAGAAGAATGCAGGTCCTTCGGCTTCGCTCAGGATGACGCACTTTGTGCGTATGAGCTTCGCTAGTTTCCAGCAACGTTGTGATTGATTTACTTACGCTTCCAGCGTGGGGTCCAGTGGTTGCGGATGTCGATGTGTTGCATGCCTGCGCGTTTGGCTGCTGTGAGGCCTTCGTTTGAGTCTTCGAGGACGAGGCAGCGGGCGGGTGCGATGTTCAGGAGTTCGGCAGCTTTGAGGTAGATGTCTGGTTCGGGCTTGCCGTATCTCACGTCTTCAATGCTGACGATGGTGTTGAAGTAACTGATGAGGCCGGTTGCGGTGAGTGCGCCGTTGACGGCTACTCGCTGCGCGTTGGTGACGACGGCCATGGGGACTTTGCCCTGCCATGCGCGTGCCACGTCTGCAACGATGGTGACTTCTTCGAGCGCGTGTGCGGCTTCACCGTAGCCGGTGGTGCAGCGGTTGAAGAACTCTTCGCGTGTGATGTTGAGTGCGCCGATGGCGGCTTCGTAGTCGTCCATGAGATCGGCGGGGGAGAGGCCGAGGCGTGCGAAGTACCAGTCGCGCGGCATGGGTGCGGAGTGCGGATGGAGCGCGTTGGTAATGGCGAGATGCCATGCGGGCGCTGATTCGACGAGTGTGCCGTCGCAGTCAAAGAGAATGGCGTCGAACGCGCCTTCTACAAGATGGATCGGCTTTTCGTACAACGGTTACATCTCCAGTGCGAACTGTGCGGACTCAGCAAAGACGCCGTTGCGCGGTTCGGTGGCGAGGTCGAGGATGAGGCGCTCGAGCACGAGTGTCTTATCAACGGGGCCGCTGCGCAGTTCGATGTCCGCGCGTGCGATGAGGCGCATGGCGCGCGAGATTTCGCGGCGTGATTTGTAGCGGCGTGCCTGCTGGATCAAAACGTCTGCGGCGAAAGGCGGCATGCGGAAGCCCTGCCAGAGAACCTGCCAGATGGCGCGTGAGTCGCGCACGTTCTTCTCGTGGATGATGAGCATCTGGCGATAGGTGCGCGCGAGCATGTAGAGATGGCCGATTGCGGAGTCTTCTCCGCCGTCGCTGGCGTGCAGAAGTCCGTGAAGAAGCGAGAGTGCGCGTGGGCGGTCACGTTGCGAGAGCGCATCGGTCAGTTCGTAGAGTGAACGCTGCTTGGCTGCAAGCACCATCGTTTCGACGTCGCCCAGTGTGATGTGTCCGAAGTGTGTTGCGTCGAGGTTGTTTTCGCGGACGGGAGCGCTGACGTAGAGCAGCAGCTTTTCTAGCTCGCTGCGGATGATCATCATGTCGACGGCGAGTGCGTCGACGAGTTCGCGTGCGGCTTCAGGATCGCATTTGACGCCGCGTTCTTCCGCGGTGCCGATGACCCAGCGTGCGGCGTCGCCCTCTTCTACCTTTTGCAGTTCCACGATGCCGCAGTGATCGCCGAGCGTTTCCTTGATGCGGTCGTAGCGGTCCTTGTCTTCGCGCTCCATGCGGCGAAGGTCCGTGGGCAGTGTGAGGTGATCGGCTACGAAGAGGATGAGCGCCTGCGGGTTGGGCGACTGGAAGTATCGATCGAGTGCTGCGAACTCTTCCTTCTTTGCGCCGCGACCGTAGAGGCTCTTGAGGCCGCGAATGAAGATGACCTGGAAGGGCGCCATGAGAGATGGCGTCTGTGCGAGATCGAGCGCTTCGAAGATGGTGGTTTCGCTGCCGAGTTCAAGATCGTGCAGGCAGAAGTCGCGAAGGTCCTGCGGGACGAGCTTTTCAAGCACGCCCTGGCGCGCGCGTTCGTAGAGGAAGGTCTCATCGCCCAGGAGGACGTAGCCCGGCCGCATCTCAGCGGTGCTGAGTTGGGTGAGGAAGCGATCAGTCGATGCAAATGAACGTAACGGCGGCACTGGTTTCTATTTTCGACGAGATGAGGACTGTTTGTGCTGCGAATCCTGTGCAGGAATCAACGACGCGACGCTGTGGAATACGTGGATAAAACTTAGAAGCTGTTCAGGATGTCGGCGACGATCTCACTGGCCATATCGCGCGAGAGGCGACGGACGGCGGCGCTGTCCTCCTGAATGAAGGCGCTTAGATCCTGCGTGGACTGGTATTGCTCACGGAAACTGAGCTTGTCGTTTTGGTACAGGACGTGGCCGTCGCGCGCGGTGAGCACGATTTTTGCTGTGACCTGGATGAGGTAACTGGATGTGGAGCCTGTGCTGGGATCGTAGGTGAGCGGTGCGACGGTTTGGGTGAGGATGGTGCCTGTGAGGGTAGCGTCGGCGGACTCAGGATCGTCAGACGAGGTGATGCGATATTTTGTGCGGGTGTTGAGCTCGCGGATGGTCGCGTCGGTGAGTGCGACTTCTGTGCGGTATTGCACCACGTTGGTTTTGAAGATGGGCACGGCCAGCGTGCGGACGTTGGCGGGTACGTGCGTGGCCGAGCCTGCGACGTGGTATCCGCAGCCTGTGAGGCTTGCGGCGCCCACAAGCATTGTGAGCGCCAGTGCCGATTTGTGCAGGGAAGATCGCAGCATTTACTTTCCGCGGTTGGCCAGCGCTGCGGCCTTCTTCTGCGCTTCCATGAAACGCCGGTAACGATCCAGCGAACGGGCCTTGCCGAAGACGACCAACGACTCCAACAGCGGCGGCGATGCGGTGCTGCCGGTGAGGATGGCGCGCAGCAGCATAAAGCCTTCCTTGACGCTCCATTCCTTTGCGGTAAGAACTCCACGGACAGCGGCGTCAATGGCTTCAGTGGTCCAGTCGCTGGCTTCGAGTGCTGTGAGCAGGTCGGCGGCGAAGGCGAGTGTGTCTTCCAACGTGCGCTTCTTGGGAACGAAGAGTTCCGGTGCGGGCATGATGTTGTCCGCGAAGAAGAAGCCGGTCATGTCGCCGAACTGGCCGAGCGTTTCGATACGTGTCTGCACGAGCGGAGCGATGGCCTTGATGTAGTCGTCGCTGAGGATGGTCTGGCGCAGCGCGGCGAAGAAATCTTCCGGCGACAGCTTGCGAAGGTATTCGCCGTTCATCCACTTCAGCTTGACCAGATCGAAGACCGGACCGCCGAGCGAGATGCGCTGGAAGTCGAACTTCTGCTTCATGTCCTCGATGGAGAAGATGTCGGAGAGCTTCATGTCGAGGCCCTTGCTGACGATCTCCTGCTCGGTGGGCTGTGCCATGCCGCCGCCCATGAGGCCGAGGTAGTTGAGCAGGGCCTGTGGCAGGAAGCCGGCCTGGCGATAGTAGATGAGCGAGACGGGGTTCTTGCGCTTGCTGATCTTGCTCTTGTCGATGTTGCGCAGGAGCGGCATGTGCCAGAAGCGCGGCAGTTCCCAGCCGAAAGCCTGGTAGAGCAGAACGTGCTTGGGTGTGGAGCTGATCCACTCTTCCGCGCGGATGACGTCAGTGATGCCCATCAGGTGGTCGTCAACAACGTTGGCCAGGTGATAGGTGGGGTAGCCGTCAGACTTGAGCAGCACCTGATCGTCCACGTTGTGGTGGTCGAAAGTGATGTCGCCACGAAGTTCGTCGCGGAAGGTGGTCGACGAGATGCCGGGGCCTTTTTCGCCGTTGGGCACGCGGAGGCGCACGGTGTATGGCTTGCCCAGGGCGATGGCTTCTTCGGCCTGTTCCTTGGTGTAGTAGCGGCTGGGGCCGTTGTACTTGGGCGCGGTCTTCGCGGCCATCTGGGCCTTGCGTTCTTCTTCCAGCTCTTCCGGCGTTTCGAAGGCGCGGTAGGCTGCGCCGCTGTCGATGAGCTTCTGGCAGAATTCGCGATAGATTTCGGTGCGTTCGCTCTGGCGATAGGGGCCGACGGGGCCGCCGACATCTGGACCCTCGTCCCACTGGAGGCCGACCCAACGCAGGGAGTCGAAGATCATCTGCTCGCTGGTGGAGACGAAGCGCGTGCGGTCGGTGTCCTCAATGCGGAGGATGAATTTGCCGCCACGCTGCTTGGCGAATAGATAGTTGAGCAGGCCGATATAAGCCGTGCCGACGTGCGGATCACCTGTGGGTGACGGTGCGATACGGACGCGGACGGGCGCCGTCGCTTTATTGATGAATTCGGAAGTCATGCCACTGTTGATTCTACCGTTTCGGCGGGATCAACCTGGTCAGGCTGTTGTGTTCGGGTCCGTTGGCGGCGGTACGTAGGGTGGCTGCTGTGGCGGATAGGCTGGCGGCGCGGCGTATGCCGTGGGCGGAACGTAGCCCGGCTGCGGTGGATACGGCGGCGGATAGGGGGGATATTCCGGGCCCGCCGGGATCACGTTCCAGCGCGAGAAGGCCAGCACGTACAGCATGATGAGGTTCACCAGGGGCAGGATCATCAGCAACGACAAAGCGGGAG contains the following coding sequences:
- a CDS encoding Fpg/Nei family DNA glycosylase; the protein is MPEGDTIYRSARALAKVLEGKHVTRFDTGYAHLAAVHDDRPLVGRLIEKVEARGKWLLIYLSGDLILVTHMLMSGSWHIYRTGEKWWMPKKAMRALLEVDGWQAVAFNVPVAEFHTAASLARKSSVPKLGPDILSEGYNADVGYAALKVRAASHPEDEIANVLLNQRVIAGLGNVYKSEVCFAARVHPFRMMKTISDDEMRQMADVAQRYMKANVVDGTGEGIVTYTGKRRTTHQTRREDRLWVYGRRGLECRRCGGVIEYRKQGSAVRSTYWCPECQPWVGDGTAVKGLDTPVRRVKMSC
- a CDS encoding HAD family hydrolase, with the protein product MYEKPIHLVEGAFDAILFDCDGTLVESAPAWHLAITNALHPHSAPMPRDWYFARLGLSPADLMDDYEAAIGALNITREEFFNRCTTGYGEAAHALEEVTIVADVARAWQGKVPMAVVTNAQRVAVNGALTATGLISYFNTIVSIEDVRYGKPEPDIYLKAAELLNIAPARCLVLEDSNEGLTAAKRAGMQHIDIRNHWTPRWKRK
- the holA gene encoding DNA polymerase III subunit delta — encoded protein: MPPLRSFASTDRFLTQLSTAEMRPGYVLLGDETFLYERARQGVLEKLVPQDLRDFCLHDLELGSETTIFEALDLAQTPSLMAPFQVIFIRGLKSLYGRGAKKEEFAALDRYFQSPNPQALILFVADHLTLPTDLRRMEREDKDRYDRIKETLGDHCGIVELQKVEEGDAARWVIGTAEERGVKCDPEAARELVDALAVDMMIIRSELEKLLLYVSAPVRENNLDATHFGHITLGDVETMVLAAKQRSLYELTDALSQRDRPRALSLLHGLLHASDGGEDSAIGHLYMLARTYRQMLIIHEKNVRDSRAIWQVLWQGFRMPPFAADVLIQQARRYKSRREISRAMRLIARADIELRSGPVDKTLVLERLILDLATEPRNGVFAESAQFALEM
- the lptE gene encoding LPS assembly lipoprotein LptE, coding for MLRSSLHKSALALTMLVGAASLTGCGYHVAGSATHVPANVRTLAVPIFKTNVVQYRTEVALTDATIRELNTRTKYRITSSDDPESADATLTGTILTQTVAPLTYDPSTGSTSSYLIQVTAKIVLTARDGHVLYQNDKLSFREQYQSTQDLSAFIQEDSAAVRRLSRDMASEIVADILNSF
- the gltX gene encoding glutamate--tRNA ligase — protein: MTSEFINKATAPVRVRIAPSPTGDPHVGTAYIGLLNYLFAKQRGGKFILRIEDTDRTRFVSTSEQMIFDSLRWVGLQWDEGPDVGGPVGPYRQSERTEIYREFCQKLIDSGAAYRAFETPEELEEERKAQMAAKTAPKYNGPSRYYTKEQAEEAIALGKPYTVRLRVPNGEKGPGISSTTFRDELRGDITFDHHNVDDQVLLKSDGYPTYHLANVVDDHLMGITDVIRAEEWISSTPKHVLLYQAFGWELPRFWHMPLLRNIDKSKISKRKNPVSLIYYRQAGFLPQALLNYLGLMGGGMAQPTEQEIVSKGLDMKLSDIFSIEDMKQKFDFQRISLGGPVFDLVKLKWMNGEYLRKLSPEDFFAALRQTILSDDYIKAIAPLVQTRIETLGQFGDMTGFFFADNIMPAPELFVPKKRTLEDTLAFAADLLTALEASDWTTEAIDAAVRGVLTAKEWSVKEGFMLLRAILTGSTASPPLLESLVVFGKARSLDRYRRFMEAQKKAAALANRGK